From one Streptomyces sp. N50 genomic stretch:
- a CDS encoding ADP-ribosylglycohydrolase family protein, with translation MVSTATAAVWGRVEQQDFRSRVRGTLLGAAVGDALGAPVDLLAGDEIREAYGAEGVVDLAFGYGRRGAVTHLTQLSLFTVDGLIRAQVRRDTGAWHPPTDLHRAYLRWAATQHDWGPDERRKDDGWLAREEWLYARRDPTRACLLGFGDERMGTLDAPKNPREVGGEAAARSAPFGLLVGWEPQLVMQLAVECAAQTHGHPVGHLSAGAYAVIVHGLARGESLDAAVQRALGLLAARPGHQPVSVALQRALGAVRQGMPTSARVEELVGEGNADGVLAGAVYCALVGEDVRHGLCLAVNHGGPSGTAGALTGGLLGALHGETALPPAWLAELEGRPTLLVLADDFAVEMTQGPALHGPAGSAPGWIARYPRGA, from the coding sequence TTGGTGAGTACGGCAACCGCGGCCGTCTGGGGTCGGGTCGAGCAGCAGGATTTTCGTAGTCGGGTGCGGGGGACACTGCTCGGGGCCGCCGTGGGGGACGCGCTCGGCGCGCCCGTGGACCTGTTGGCGGGTGACGAGATCCGGGAGGCCTACGGTGCGGAGGGCGTCGTAGATCTCGCCTTCGGGTACGGGCGGCGGGGGGCCGTCACTCATCTCACTCAGCTCAGTCTCTTCACCGTGGACGGGTTGATCCGGGCGCAGGTGCGGCGCGATACCGGGGCCTGGCATCCGCCCACCGATCTGCATCGGGCCTATTTGCGGTGGGCCGCGACCCAGCATGATTGGGGGCCCGATGAGCGTCGTAAGGATGACGGGTGGCTTGCTCGGGAAGAGTGGCTCTACGCTCGGCGCGATCCAACTCGGGCTTGTTTGCTGGGATTTGGCGATGAGCGGATGGGGACGCTCGACGCGCCCAAGAATCCTCGTGAGGTGGGCGGGGAGGCCGCCGCTCGGTCCGCGCCTTTTGGGTTGCTCGTGGGGTGGGAGCCCCAGCTGGTGATGCAGCTCGCGGTGGAGTGTGCCGCTCAGACCCATGGGCATCCCGTCGGGCATCTCTCCGCCGGCGCCTACGCCGTCATCGTGCACGGGCTCGCCCGCGGTGAGAGTCTCGACGCCGCCGTGCAGCGGGCGCTCGGTCTGCTGGCCGCCCGGCCCGGGCATCAGCCCGTCTCCGTCGCACTCCAGCGCGCCCTCGGCGCCGTACGACAAGGCATGCCCACCTCCGCGCGGGTCGAGGAACTCGTGGGGGAGGGGAACGCGGACGGGGTGCTCGCGGGGGCTGTCTACTGCGCGCTCGTCGGCGAGGACGTACGGCATGGGCTGTGTCTGGCCGTGAATCACGGCGGGCCTTCCGGGACCGCGGGGGCGCTCACCGGTGGGCTGCTGGGGGCGTTGCACGGCGAGACGGCCCTCCCGCCGGCCTGGCTGGCCGAGCTGGAGGGCCGTCCCACCTTGCTTGTGCTCGCCGATGACTTCGCGGTGGAGATGACCCAGGGGCCCGCGTTGCACGGGCCCGCCGGGTCCGCCCCCGGGTGGATCGCCAGATATCCCAGAGGCGCGTAG
- a CDS encoding tetratricopeptide repeat protein produces the protein MQELIRQRRRAGFVGRGVERAAFRANFGIAPEDERHRFLFHVHGNAGVGKTFLVRELEHVARETGAVTAYVDESVGSVPEAMAGISRQFAAQGHRFKELERLLAAHRERRHEAEAALVAMPEPAPEEPSAGSMVAARAGLAGLGMVPGVGAFAGALDAAQLAQGADRLRAGLSARFRNQEDVQLVLAPERVLTPVLLGELADLASRVPWIVLFFDTYERTGPFLDGWLREVMTSDLYGSLPATVVMVTAGQHSFDTARWGGFTDFVADVPLGPFTEAETRGLLAGKGVVAEPVVEEVLRLTGGLPVLVSTLAEQRPADPDDVGDPSATAVERFLRWEHDPVRRAVALACALPRSLDMDVFRAAVECPDDEAEALFAWLRGLPFVDDRGDRVRYHHLVREPMLRLQRRRSPRGWTERHARLAEVFASWREESEQTREPHEFRSDEEWRELRLAESYHSMCASPRTAPATASADIVSACSYGDDVVRRWVRLVADVGEDADVEAVRTYGRALTEAFADGGVAGLLQLLLSRARGDERWRAEAWAHRGDALGRAGDYEQALDDYDRALALDPDLVRAHRAKAVTRGGMGDYDAALRDLDRVVALEPDNAYNVILRGEHHRIARHHAEAMRDLDEGIRLDPTSDFAWASRGATRFFLGELDMALSDLNRALELKPDYAWALARRARVWRALGDHERQLADLDRALPLQPDWAWGLCERGDALRTAGRDEEALADYDRALALDPDYASAYASRGASLANLGRDEEALVDLDRALELKPSYAWAAEWRMTVCRRLGVHTRAR, from the coding sequence ATGCAGGAGCTGATCCGGCAGCGCAGGCGGGCCGGTTTCGTGGGGCGGGGTGTTGAACGGGCCGCGTTCCGGGCCAACTTCGGGATCGCGCCTGAGGACGAGCGGCACCGGTTCCTCTTCCACGTGCACGGCAACGCGGGGGTCGGGAAGACGTTCCTGGTGCGGGAGTTGGAACACGTCGCGCGGGAGACGGGCGCGGTGACGGCGTACGTCGACGAGAGCGTCGGGAGCGTGCCGGAGGCGATGGCGGGGATCAGCCGTCAGTTCGCCGCGCAGGGACACAGGTTCAAGGAGCTGGAGCGACTGCTCGCCGCGCATCGCGAGCGGCGGCACGAGGCGGAGGCGGCTCTCGTGGCCATGCCCGAACCGGCGCCGGAGGAGCCGTCGGCGGGCAGCATGGTGGCGGCGCGGGCCGGATTGGCCGGACTCGGCATGGTGCCGGGGGTCGGCGCTTTCGCGGGTGCGCTCGACGCCGCCCAACTCGCCCAGGGGGCGGACCGGTTGAGGGCGGGGCTCAGCGCGCGCTTCCGCAATCAGGAGGACGTGCAACTGGTTCTGGCACCGGAGCGCGTCCTCACGCCGGTCCTGCTCGGCGAACTCGCCGACTTGGCGTCCCGGGTGCCCTGGATCGTCCTGTTCTTCGATACGTACGAGCGGACGGGGCCGTTTCTCGACGGCTGGCTGCGCGAGGTGATGACGAGCGACCTGTACGGTTCCCTGCCGGCGACGGTCGTCATGGTGACCGCCGGCCAGCACTCCTTCGACACCGCTCGCTGGGGCGGTTTCACGGACTTCGTGGCCGATGTGCCGCTCGGCCCGTTCACGGAGGCGGAGACCCGGGGACTGCTCGCGGGCAAGGGGGTGGTGGCCGAGCCCGTGGTCGAGGAGGTGCTGCGGCTCACGGGCGGACTGCCGGTGCTGGTGTCGACGCTGGCCGAACAGCGTCCCGCCGATCCGGACGACGTGGGCGACCCCAGTGCCACGGCGGTCGAACGCTTCCTGAGATGGGAACACGACCCGGTGCGCCGGGCGGTGGCGCTCGCGTGCGCGTTGCCCCGGAGCTTGGACATGGACGTGTTCCGGGCCGCTGTCGAATGCCCGGACGATGAGGCGGAGGCGCTGTTCGCGTGGCTGCGCGGGCTGCCTTTCGTGGATGACCGGGGCGACCGTGTCCGCTATCACCACCTGGTGCGCGAGCCGATGCTTCGCCTGCAGCGTCGCCGTTCCCCACGCGGCTGGACCGAGCGGCACGCACGGCTCGCCGAGGTCTTCGCCAGCTGGCGCGAAGAGTCCGAACAGACCAGGGAGCCCCACGAGTTCCGGTCGGACGAGGAGTGGCGCGAACTGCGGCTGGCCGAGTCCTACCACTCCATGTGCGCGTCGCCTCGGACCGCGCCCGCGACGGCGTCCGCCGACATCGTCTCCGCCTGCTCCTACGGCGACGACGTGGTGCGCCGGTGGGTGCGGCTCGTGGCCGACGTGGGCGAGGACGCGGACGTGGAGGCCGTGCGGACGTACGGGCGCGCTCTGACGGAGGCGTTCGCGGACGGCGGTGTGGCCGGTCTGCTCCAGTTGCTGCTGAGCCGCGCGCGCGGTGACGAACGGTGGCGGGCGGAGGCGTGGGCGCACCGGGGCGACGCCCTCGGCCGGGCCGGTGACTACGAGCAGGCCCTGGACGACTACGACCGTGCCCTCGCGCTCGACCCGGACCTCGTGCGAGCCCACCGGGCGAAGGCGGTGACCCGAGGTGGAATGGGTGACTACGATGCCGCACTCCGTGACCTTGACCGGGTCGTGGCCCTGGAGCCGGACAACGCGTACAACGTCATTCTGCGCGGTGAACACCATCGCATCGCACGCCACCATGCCGAAGCGATGAGGGACTTGGACGAGGGCATCCGCCTCGATCCGACCAGCGACTTCGCCTGGGCGTCCCGAGGCGCCACCCGCTTCTTCCTCGGCGAACTCGACATGGCTCTCTCGGACTTGAACCGTGCGCTGGAACTCAAGCCCGACTACGCCTGGGCACTTGCCCGCCGGGCACGGGTGTGGCGGGCGCTCGGCGACCACGAACGCCAACTGGCCGACCTCGACCGCGCGCTCCCGCTTCAACCCGACTGGGCCTGGGGCCTCTGCGAACGCGGTGACGCACTTCGTACGGCCGGCCGCGACGAGGAGGCACTCGCCGACTACGACCGTGCGCTCGCCCTCGACCCCGACTACGCGTCGGCGTACGCCAGCCGGGGCGCGAGCCTGGCCAATCTGGGCCGCGACGAGGAGGCGCTCGTCGACCTGGACCGCGCTCTGGAACTCAAGCCGTCGTACGCCTGGGCCGCGGAGTGGCGGATGACCGTGTGCCGACGACTCGGCGTGCACACCCGGGCTAGGTGA
- a CDS encoding DUF2165 domain-containing protein, with product MSAPTPRTAATLAATLLTATVALYIALVAFGNITDFGTNQQFVRHVLAMDTTFKDDDLMWRAVSSKGLQDAVYVVIIVWETLAALVLMYGTWLWVRHDHQRARRFSTYGLLMLMVLFGAGFIAVGGEWFSMWQSKDWNGLEAATRVFLLSGVVLLVVQLTEGRTATT from the coding sequence ATGAGCGCCCCTACCCCACGCACCGCGGCGACACTCGCCGCCACCCTCCTCACCGCCACCGTCGCCCTCTACATCGCCCTCGTCGCCTTCGGGAACATCACCGACTTCGGGACCAACCAGCAGTTCGTGCGGCATGTGCTGGCCATGGACACGACGTTCAAGGACGACGATCTGATGTGGCGGGCGGTCAGCAGCAAAGGGCTGCAGGACGCCGTCTACGTCGTGATCATCGTGTGGGAGACCCTTGCCGCGCTCGTGCTCATGTACGGGACCTGGCTGTGGGTCCGGCACGACCACCAGCGGGCGCGGCGGTTCTCCACGTACGGGCTGCTCATGCTCATGGTGTTGTTCGGGGCCGGGTTCATCGCCGTCGGGGGCGAGTGGTTCTCGATGTGGCAGTCGAAGGACTGGAACGGGCTGGAGGCCGCGACCCGGGTGTTCCTGCTGAGCGGGGTCGTCCTGCTCGTCGTGCAGCTCACGGAGGGCCGGACGGCGACTACTTGA